Proteins found in one Pseudomonas sp. P8_241 genomic segment:
- a CDS encoding biotin-independent malonate decarboxylase subunit beta, translating into MTDSASLLNKLSFVELGARQRAKALLDAGTFRELLDPFQRIMSPWLSRQGVVPQADDGVVIAKGNLDGLPVVIATIEGAFQGGSLGEVGGAKIAGALELAAEDNRNGIPTRAVLLLETGGVRLQEANLGLAAIADIHAAIVDLQRYQPVVGVVAGSVGCFGGMSIAAGLCSYLLVTQEARLGLNGPQVIEQEAGLEEYDSRDRPFIWSLTGGEQRFASGLVDRYVADDVAQIRQQVGELLQQGLPAQPRSQQVELFLQRLARLDAEPQIEPSVVRDLYQGERP; encoded by the coding sequence ATGACTGACAGCGCATCCCTGCTCAACAAGCTCAGCTTCGTCGAACTCGGTGCGCGGCAACGGGCCAAGGCGTTGCTCGACGCCGGTACGTTCCGCGAACTGCTCGACCCCTTTCAGCGGATCATGTCGCCGTGGTTGTCGCGCCAGGGCGTGGTGCCGCAAGCCGACGACGGCGTGGTGATCGCCAAGGGCAATCTCGATGGTTTGCCGGTGGTGATCGCGACCATCGAAGGGGCGTTCCAGGGCGGCAGCCTCGGTGAAGTCGGCGGAGCAAAAATTGCCGGCGCACTGGAACTGGCCGCCGAAGACAACCGCAACGGCATCCCGACCCGCGCCGTGCTGCTGCTGGAAACCGGCGGCGTGCGCTTGCAGGAAGCCAATCTGGGCCTGGCGGCGATTGCCGACATCCACGCCGCGATTGTCGATTTGCAGCGGTATCAACCCGTGGTCGGTGTGGTGGCGGGCAGTGTCGGTTGCTTTGGTGGCATGTCGATTGCCGCCGGGTTGTGCAGCTATCTGTTGGTGACCCAGGAGGCGCGACTCGGACTGAACGGCCCGCAGGTGATCGAGCAGGAAGCCGGGCTTGAGGAATACGACTCCCGCGACCGGCCTTTCATTTGGAGCCTGACCGGTGGCGAGCAGCGCTTCGCCAGTGGCCTGGTGGACCGCTATGTTGCCGACGACGTGGCGCAGATCCGACAGCAGGTGGGTGAGTTACTCCAGCAAGGTTTGCCGGCGCAACCCCGTAGCCAACAGGTCGAGCTGTTCCTGCAACGGTTGGCGCGTCTGGACGCCGAACCGCAAATCGAGCCGTCTGTGGTTCGCGATCTGTACCAAGGAGAACGCCCATGA
- a CDS encoding malonate decarboxylase subunit delta translates to METLSFEFPAGQPPRGRTLVGCVGSGDLEVLIEPGQAGKLTINVQTSVNGSEQRWQHLFARMFDGQTPPAMDIDIHDFGATPGVVRLRLEQGFEEIGHD, encoded by the coding sequence ATGGAAACCTTATCCTTTGAATTCCCCGCCGGGCAGCCGCCACGCGGTCGTACCCTGGTGGGCTGTGTCGGCTCGGGTGATCTGGAAGTGCTGATCGAACCGGGTCAGGCCGGCAAGCTAACGATCAACGTACAGACCTCGGTCAATGGCAGTGAACAACGCTGGCAACATCTGTTCGCACGGATGTTCGACGGCCAGACGCCACCGGCGATGGACATCGATATCCACGATTTCGGCGCGACTCCCGGTGTGGTGCGTCTGCGTCTGGAACAAGGCTTCGAGGAGATCGGCCATGACTGA
- a CDS encoding triphosphoribosyl-dephospho-CoA synthase: MHALNLQPKTLSLAEWLADQAVDALIDEADLSPKPALVDRRGNGAHTDLHLGLMHASALSLWSAFKEMAEAAIECGEIGLPLREAVGRIGREGEQAMLDTTGGVNTHRGAIWALGLLITAAALEPQSCSANSVALRAARLALLDDHFAPRPLSHGAQVAQRYGARGAREEAQLGFPAVTQRALPQLLRSRAAGYGEQNARLDALLAIMTNLADTCVLYRAGEEGLHTMQSGAQAVLDAGGTASLAGRRRLHELDQQLIALNASPGGAADLFAATLLLDRIERDGILQGAF, translated from the coding sequence ATGCACGCACTTAACCTGCAACCCAAAACCCTGAGTCTGGCCGAATGGCTGGCGGACCAGGCGGTGGACGCGCTGATCGACGAAGCTGATCTGTCGCCGAAACCGGCACTGGTCGACCGTCGCGGCAATGGCGCCCACACCGATTTGCACCTGGGGCTGATGCACGCGTCGGCGCTGTCCTTGTGGTCGGCCTTTAAGGAAATGGCTGAAGCCGCCATCGAGTGCGGCGAGATCGGCTTACCCCTGCGCGAAGCCGTGGGTCGCATCGGTCGCGAAGGCGAGCAAGCCATGCTCGACACCACCGGCGGGGTGAACACCCACCGCGGGGCGATCTGGGCCTTGGGCTTGTTGATCACTGCCGCGGCGCTGGAGCCTCAATCCTGCAGCGCCAATAGCGTGGCGTTACGGGCTGCGCGGTTGGCCCTGCTCGACGATCATTTTGCTCCACGCCCGCTCAGTCACGGTGCGCAAGTCGCCCAACGCTACGGCGCTCGCGGCGCCCGTGAAGAAGCGCAACTGGGTTTTCCGGCGGTGACTCAACGGGCTCTGCCACAACTGCTGCGCAGTCGCGCCGCCGGCTATGGGGAACAGAACGCCCGGCTCGATGCGCTGCTGGCGATCATGACGAATCTGGCCGACACCTGCGTGCTGTACCGCGCCGGGGAAGAAGGCCTGCACACCATGCAATCCGGCGCTCAAGCGGTGCTCGACGCGGGCGGCACTGCCAGCCTCGCGGGCCGTCGCCGTCTGCATGAACTGGATCAACAACTCATCGCATTGAATGCCTCGCCCGGTGGTGCCGCCGACTTGTTCGCCGCCACTCTGTTGCTCGACCGTATCGAGCGCGACGGCATCCTTCAGGGAGCGTTTTGA
- the mdcA gene encoding malonate decarboxylase subunit alpha, which produces MTTTISPDSRWTRRRSEKQRRLELVRGLADGVVLPTDNIVAALEALILPGDRVVLEGNNQKQADFLSRSLAKADPEKLHDLHMIMPSVGRSEHLDLFERGIARKLDFSFAGTQSLRISQLLEDGLLEIGAIHTYIELYARLVVDLIPNVVLSAGFMADRAGNIYTGPSTEDTPALIEPAAFSDGIVIVQVNQLVDDVSDLPRVDIPASWVDFVVVADKPFYIEPLFTRDPRHIKPVHVLMAMMAIRGIYEKHNVQSLNHGIGFNTAAIELILPTYGESLGLKGKICRNWTLNPHPTLIPAIESGWVESVHCFGTELGMENYIAARPDVFFTGRDGSLRSNRMFSQLAGQYAVDLFIGATLQVDGDGHSSTVTRGRLAGFGGAPNMGHDPRGRRHGTPAWLDMRNTDVAEPMLERGKKLVVQMVETFQEGGKPTFVETLDAVDVAKKSGMPLAPIMVYGDDVTHLLTEEGIAYLYKARSLEERQAMIAAVAGVTTIGLRHNPKDTARMRREGLIALPEDLGIRRTDATRELLAAKSVADLVEWSGGLYNPPAKFRSW; this is translated from the coding sequence ATGACAACAACAATATCCCCCGACTCGCGATGGACGCGGCGGCGCAGCGAAAAGCAGCGACGCCTCGAGCTGGTGCGAGGTCTTGCCGACGGCGTGGTGTTGCCCACCGATAACATCGTCGCGGCGCTTGAAGCGCTGATTCTGCCCGGTGACCGCGTGGTGCTCGAAGGCAACAACCAGAAGCAGGCGGATTTCCTTTCCCGCTCCCTGGCCAAGGCCGACCCCGAGAAGCTGCATGACCTGCACATGATCATGCCCAGCGTCGGACGTTCCGAACACCTGGACCTGTTCGAGCGTGGCATCGCCCGCAAGCTCGACTTCTCTTTCGCGGGTACCCAAAGCCTGCGCATCAGCCAGTTGCTTGAAGATGGCTTGCTGGAAATCGGCGCGATCCACACCTACATCGAACTCTACGCACGGCTGGTGGTGGACCTGATTCCCAACGTTGTGCTGTCGGCCGGGTTCATGGCCGACCGCGCCGGCAACATCTACACCGGGCCGAGCACCGAAGACACCCCGGCGCTGATCGAACCGGCGGCCTTCAGCGACGGCATCGTCATCGTCCAGGTCAATCAGCTGGTGGACGACGTCAGCGACCTGCCGCGTGTGGACATTCCCGCCTCCTGGGTCGACTTCGTGGTGGTGGCCGACAAGCCGTTCTATATCGAACCGCTGTTCACCCGCGACCCTCGGCACATCAAGCCCGTGCACGTGCTGATGGCGATGATGGCGATTCGTGGCATCTACGAAAAACACAACGTGCAGTCGCTTAATCACGGCATCGGTTTCAATACCGCTGCCATCGAACTGATCCTGCCGACCTACGGCGAATCCCTCGGCCTCAAAGGCAAGATCTGCCGTAACTGGACCCTCAACCCGCACCCAACACTTATCCCGGCGATTGAAAGTGGCTGGGTCGAAAGCGTGCATTGCTTCGGCACCGAATTGGGGATGGAGAACTACATTGCGGCGCGGCCGGATGTGTTCTTTACCGGGCGCGACGGCTCCCTGCGTTCCAATCGGATGTTCAGCCAACTGGCCGGGCAATACGCCGTGGACCTGTTCATCGGCGCGACTTTGCAAGTCGATGGCGACGGTCATTCCTCCACCGTTACCCGCGGGCGCCTGGCCGGTTTCGGCGGGGCACCGAACATGGGCCACGACCCGCGCGGTCGCCGCCACGGCACTCCGGCCTGGCTCGACATGCGCAACACCGATGTGGCCGAACCGATGCTCGAGCGCGGCAAGAAACTCGTGGTGCAGATGGTCGAGACCTTCCAGGAGGGCGGCAAACCGACCTTCGTCGAAACCCTCGATGCGGTCGATGTGGCGAAGAAAAGCGGCATGCCGTTGGCGCCGATCATGGTCTACGGCGACGACGTGACCCACCTGTTGACCGAAGAAGGCATCGCCTACCTGTACAAGGCGCGCTCACTGGAAGAGCGCCAGGCGATGATCGCCGCCGTCGCCGGGGTGACCACCATCGGCCTGCGCCACAACCCCAAAGACACTGCGCGCATGCGCCGCGAAGGCCTGATCGCCTTGCCTGAAGACCTCGGCATCCGCCGCACCGACGCCACTCGCGAGTTGCTCGCGGCAAAAAGTGTGGCCGATCTGGTGGAGTGGTCCGGTGGCCTCTATAACCCGCCCGCCAAGTTCAGGAGCTGGTAA
- a CDS encoding chemotaxis protein CheW — translation MLEHRTSNLTGLLLPLADRNLILPNVAVAELIDYQQPGTFDLDTPPWYLGLVTWRDRQIPLLSFESACGQKTVIGERARIVILNALGGRPELKFIALLVQGIPRSYKLDSQLSYVDVPLCSLEQAAVQVGDQVAKVPDLLALEALLVDAGLIG, via the coding sequence ATGCTTGAGCATCGCACCAGCAACCTCACCGGCCTGCTGCTGCCGTTGGCGGACCGCAACCTTATCCTGCCCAACGTCGCTGTCGCCGAGCTGATCGATTACCAGCAGCCAGGGACGTTCGACCTCGATACGCCGCCGTGGTACCTGGGGCTGGTGACGTGGCGCGACCGGCAGATTCCGCTGCTGAGTTTCGAGTCGGCGTGCGGCCAGAAAACCGTGATTGGAGAGCGCGCACGAATCGTTATCCTGAATGCCCTGGGCGGCCGTCCGGAGTTGAAATTCATTGCGCTACTGGTGCAGGGAATTCCGCGTTCCTACAAGCTCGACAGCCAATTGAGCTACGTGGATGTGCCGTTGTGTTCGCTGGAACAGGCCGCAGTGCAAGTGGGGGATCAAGTGGCCAAGGTGCCGGATCTGTTGGCGCTGGAGGCGTTGCTGGTGGATGCCGGGTTGATCGGCTGA
- a CDS encoding Hpt domain-containing protein produces MGDRHDYVALEWVKGEIAETLKQAHRAIETVLDDPQATHVLDASLSCIHQVHGSLQMVEFYGAALLAEEMEQLALALRDNRVSHRDEALHLLMQALGQLPIYLDRVQGARRDLPLVVLPLINDLRSARGEKRLSETSLFSPQLPDLPSLTAEVLAQLEPADFPSVVRKLRQLLQMALVGFLREQDSESNLDCLAKVFARLEGLSGDAPLSPLWQVASALVEGMRGGVIANSPALRSLFKDADKELKRLLDQGMRGINQPAPPELLKSLLFYIAKAEFPTGQMLTMKERYSLDDALPDSAMVDEERARLAGPDRDAMRSVLAALCEELVRVKERLDLFVRSDRQHTSDLDSLLAPLRQIADTLAVLGFGQPRKVIIDQLAVVLSLAQGLRAPDDAILMDVAGALLYVEATLAGMVGTVEPESQEDSRLPTTDLTQIHQIVIKEARICLQQAKDMIVDYIDADWDRQHLQALPALLTQVRGALAIIPLSRAASLVETCNHFIREHLLLEPGQPGWQELDNLADVITSIEYYLERLSDDPEAPGEAVLDVAEKGLASLGFVPNEQQVPLLDDVLSLSEAQDMQSMQELADPQLVQTLADVLASPVSALNPPALNTPGSLLPPPAGEEPVDEELREVFLEETAEVLDILREYLPRWSINPDNRAALSELRRAFHTLKGSGRMVRALVLGELAWAVENLLNRVLEHSVEPGATVHQLIGDVLNLLPELVAEYAANTQRQRNDVDQLAARAHALAKSDESVSDEDTQDVAALDPLLLEIFRKEAETHLGSLDRFLDQAAEQVPLQASDELQRALHTLKGSASVAGVLPIAELATPLDQLAREYKAHLIALDLDEVELLLEAEGLFHLGLRQLKSDPLAVIPGAQRVVERARALLAERLQTHLNTPNAGLRLKRDPQLINNFLAQGMDILLDAESLLQGWQQHPGERQELSALLDELTTLGEGAHLADLQPVDELCEALLDLYGAVEESSLAVSERFFHEAQGAHEALINMLDELAAGQEVSAQPQRVRALRELLDESLDPSAMGLIRSDGSRTLSIRELGDATADLARSNAGAGLPAMDVSDVAFSLEKRGAGEFFAGKPAPAEDRAAGLDDEIVEIFLEEAVDILESAGQALERWLRDPDNAAPLSSLQRDLHTLKGGARMAEVGPVGDLAYELECLYEGLADRRYSYSDGLATLLQQSHDRLAHLLEQLQQHQSLGDPSELIEAIRALRQGHAGHADVIEPVVSNDSAHHDSELLEIFLEEGFDIIESSGAALTRWQAQPSNRQEVETLLRDLHTLKGGARMVEIAAIGDLAHELEFLYEGLSSGVLQPTAPLFALLQRSHDRLAQMLDAARAGEQMPPADRLIDAIQNFSHPAVPQAPAPTPATAKPEPLAPQQDAGADMVKVSAELLDDLVNLAGETSIFRGRIEQQVSDAQVALNEMETTIERMRDQLRRLDTETQGRILSRQQVDAERQGYEDFDPLEMDRHSQLQQLSRALFESASDLLDLKETLDRRNQDAQNLLQQQGRINTELQEGLMRTRMVPFERMLPRLQRIVRQVAGELGKDVDFIVDNAEGEMDRNVLERMAAPLEHMLRNAVDHGLESAEARLAAGKPAKGKITLDLLREGGDIIFDIRDDGAGVPLEAVRRKAIKRGLLAPDSVISDHDVLQFILQPGFSTAEKITQISGRGVGMDVVHEEVRQLGGTMSIDSVPGQGVHFRIRLPFTVSVNRALMVQCFDDQYAIPLNTIDGIVRVLPNELEGHYRLDPPTYEYAGQRYELVYLGELLKTSLRPKLLGQSLPLPVLLMQSNERHIAVQVDTMAGTREIVVKSLGPQFSAVQGVSGATILGDGRVVLILDLLAPIRALQAHVPQRPAGHEIEAEPQRPLLVMVVDDSVTVRKVTSRLLERHGMNVLTAKDGVDAMLLLEEHMPDLMLLDIEMPRMDGFEVATQVRNDERLRHLPIIMITSRTGQKHRDRAMAIGVNDYLGKPYQESVLLESIALWSKTHA; encoded by the coding sequence CTGCCTGACTTGCCGTCGCTGACGGCTGAGGTGCTGGCACAGCTCGAGCCGGCGGATTTCCCCAGTGTGGTGCGCAAGCTGCGGCAGCTGCTGCAGATGGCACTGGTGGGTTTTTTGCGTGAGCAAGACAGCGAGAGCAACCTCGATTGCCTGGCCAAGGTCTTCGCCCGCCTCGAAGGATTGTCCGGCGACGCCCCCTTGAGCCCGTTGTGGCAGGTGGCTTCGGCACTGGTCGAAGGCATGCGGGGCGGCGTGATCGCCAACAGCCCGGCCCTGCGCAGTCTGTTCAAGGACGCCGACAAGGAGCTCAAGCGCCTGCTCGATCAGGGTATGCGCGGCATCAATCAGCCGGCACCGCCGGAGTTGCTCAAAAGCTTGCTCTTTTACATTGCCAAGGCCGAATTTCCCACCGGGCAGATGCTGACCATGAAAGAACGCTACTCACTGGACGACGCACTACCCGACAGCGCGATGGTCGATGAAGAACGCGCACGGCTGGCCGGTCCTGACCGTGACGCCATGCGCTCGGTGCTGGCCGCGCTCTGTGAAGAACTGGTGCGGGTCAAGGAACGCCTTGACCTGTTCGTGCGCAGCGACCGCCAGCACACGTCCGATCTCGACAGCCTGCTGGCGCCCTTGCGGCAAATTGCCGATACCTTGGCGGTGCTGGGCTTTGGTCAGCCGCGCAAGGTCATCATCGATCAACTGGCGGTGGTGTTGAGCCTCGCCCAGGGCCTGCGTGCGCCGGATGATGCGATCCTCATGGACGTCGCCGGAGCCCTGCTGTATGTCGAGGCGACGCTGGCCGGCATGGTCGGCACTGTGGAGCCCGAGAGTCAGGAAGACAGTCGCCTGCCGACCACCGACCTGACGCAGATCCACCAGATCGTGATCAAGGAGGCCCGTATCTGTTTGCAGCAGGCCAAGGACATGATTGTCGACTACATCGATGCGGACTGGGATCGCCAACATTTGCAGGCATTGCCGGCCTTGCTGACTCAAGTGCGTGGCGCGTTGGCGATAATTCCGCTGAGCCGCGCGGCGAGTCTGGTCGAGACGTGCAATCACTTCATTCGCGAGCATTTGCTGTTGGAGCCGGGTCAGCCGGGTTGGCAGGAACTGGATAACCTGGCTGACGTGATCACCAGCATCGAGTATTACCTTGAGCGCCTCAGTGATGACCCCGAGGCGCCGGGCGAAGCGGTGCTCGACGTCGCGGAAAAAGGCCTGGCATCCCTCGGTTTTGTCCCCAACGAACAGCAGGTGCCGTTGCTTGATGATGTGCTGAGCCTCAGTGAGGCGCAGGACATGCAATCGATGCAGGAACTGGCTGATCCGCAGCTCGTCCAGACCCTGGCCGACGTGCTCGCCAGCCCGGTATCGGCGCTGAACCCTCCCGCGCTGAATACGCCGGGCAGTCTATTGCCGCCACCGGCCGGTGAAGAGCCGGTAGATGAGGAGTTACGGGAAGTCTTTCTGGAGGAAACCGCGGAAGTCCTGGACATCCTTCGCGAATACTTGCCGCGCTGGTCGATCAATCCTGACAACCGTGCGGCCCTCAGTGAACTGCGTCGTGCCTTTCATACGCTCAAGGGCAGCGGCCGGATGGTGCGCGCGCTGGTGCTTGGCGAACTGGCCTGGGCTGTGGAAAACCTGCTCAATCGCGTGCTGGAGCATAGCGTTGAGCCGGGCGCCACCGTGCATCAGCTGATCGGCGATGTGCTGAATCTGTTGCCGGAACTGGTGGCCGAATACGCGGCGAACACCCAGCGCCAGCGCAACGACGTTGATCAGTTGGCCGCTCGCGCCCATGCATTGGCCAAGAGCGATGAGTCGGTGTCCGACGAGGACACGCAAGACGTGGCGGCACTCGATCCGTTGTTACTGGAGATCTTTCGCAAGGAAGCCGAGACTCATTTGGGCAGTCTTGACCGTTTCCTCGATCAGGCCGCCGAGCAAGTACCGTTACAGGCCAGCGACGAGTTGCAGCGCGCTCTGCACACCCTCAAGGGCAGCGCCTCCGTGGCAGGTGTCTTGCCGATTGCCGAACTGGCAACGCCGCTGGATCAGCTGGCCAGGGAGTACAAGGCGCACCTGATTGCCCTGGACCTGGACGAAGTCGAACTGCTGCTGGAAGCCGAAGGCTTGTTTCATCTGGGTCTGCGCCAACTCAAGAGCGATCCGCTGGCGGTAATCCCCGGAGCACAGCGCGTCGTCGAGCGGGCTCGGGCGCTGCTGGCCGAGCGTCTGCAAACCCACCTGAATACGCCGAACGCCGGGTTGCGCCTCAAGCGCGATCCACAGTTGATCAACAACTTCCTCGCCCAGGGCATGGACATTCTTCTGGACGCCGAAAGCCTGTTGCAGGGCTGGCAGCAACATCCCGGTGAGCGTCAGGAACTCAGCGCGCTGCTGGACGAATTGACCACCCTTGGTGAAGGCGCCCACCTGGCCGACCTGCAACCGGTGGATGAGCTGTGCGAAGCCTTGCTCGACCTCTACGGCGCGGTGGAAGAAAGCAGCCTGGCGGTCAGCGAACGGTTTTTCCATGAAGCGCAGGGTGCTCACGAGGCACTGATCAACATGCTCGACGAACTGGCTGCCGGCCAGGAGGTCAGTGCGCAACCGCAGCGGGTCAGGGCCTTGCGCGAGTTGCTCGACGAGAGCCTCGATCCGTCGGCCATGGGCCTTATTCGCAGCGACGGCAGCCGCACCCTGAGCATCCGCGAATTGGGCGACGCTACAGCGGATCTGGCACGTTCCAATGCAGGAGCCGGCTTGCCAGCGATGGACGTCAGCGATGTCGCGTTTTCATTGGAAAAACGCGGTGCCGGTGAGTTCTTCGCTGGCAAGCCAGCTCCTGCCGAGGACCGAGCGGCCGGGCTGGACGATGAAATCGTCGAGATCTTCCTCGAAGAGGCGGTGGATATTCTCGAAAGCGCTGGCCAGGCCTTGGAACGCTGGCTGCGTGATCCGGACAACGCCGCGCCACTGTCCTCTTTGCAACGGGATCTTCACACCCTCAAGGGCGGGGCGCGCATGGCCGAAGTCGGGCCGGTCGGTGATCTGGCCTATGAACTGGAATGCCTGTACGAAGGCCTGGCGGATCGCCGTTACAGCTACAGCGACGGGCTCGCCACTTTGTTGCAGCAGAGCCATGATCGTTTGGCGCATTTGCTTGAGCAGTTGCAACAGCACCAATCCCTCGGCGATCCGAGCGAGCTGATCGAAGCGATCCGTGCGTTGCGCCAGGGTCACGCGGGCCATGCCGATGTGATCGAGCCGGTGGTCAGTAATGACTCGGCCCATCACGACAGCGAGCTGCTGGAGATCTTCCTGGAGGAAGGTTTCGACATCATCGAAAGCTCTGGCGCCGCCTTGACCCGTTGGCAGGCACAGCCTTCAAACCGTCAGGAAGTGGAGACCCTGTTGCGCGACCTGCACACCCTCAAGGGTGGTGCGCGGATGGTGGAAATCGCCGCGATTGGTGATTTGGCCCATGAGCTGGAGTTTCTCTACGAAGGCTTGTCCTCCGGTGTATTGCAACCCACCGCGCCGTTATTTGCGCTGTTGCAGCGCAGCCACGACCGACTTGCACAAATGCTCGACGCCGCCCGCGCTGGCGAACAAATGCCGCCGGCGGATCGCTTGATCGATGCGATTCAGAACTTCAGCCACCCGGCCGTGCCGCAAGCGCCGGCACCGACTCCCGCCACAGCAAAACCTGAACCGCTGGCACCACAACAGGACGCCGGCGCGGACATGGTCAAGGTTTCGGCGGAGTTGCTTGACGATCTGGTCAACCTGGCGGGCGAAACGTCGATCTTCCGTGGCCGGATCGAGCAACAGGTCAGCGATGCGCAGGTCGCGCTGAACGAGATGGAAACCACCATCGAGCGGATGCGCGACCAGTTGCGCCGACTCGACACCGAAACCCAGGGGCGGATTCTCAGCCGTCAGCAAGTCGACGCCGAGCGCCAGGGCTACGAAGACTTCGATCCGCTGGAAATGGACCGCCATTCGCAGTTGCAGCAACTGTCCCGCGCGCTGTTCGAATCCGCGTCCGACTTGCTCGACCTCAAGGAAACCCTCGATCGGCGCAATCAGGACGCGCAAAACCTGCTGCAGCAACAGGGCCGCATCAACACGGAACTGCAGGAAGGCCTGATGCGCACGCGCATGGTGCCGTTCGAGCGCATGCTGCCGCGCTTGCAGCGCATCGTCCGTCAGGTGGCCGGCGAGTTGGGCAAGGATGTAGATTTCATCGTCGATAACGCCGAAGGCGAGATGGATCGCAACGTGCTTGAACGCATGGCGGCGCCGTTGGAGCATATGTTGCGCAACGCCGTCGACCATGGCCTGGAGTCCGCCGAGGCTCGGCTGGCGGCGGGGAAACCGGCCAAGGGCAAGATCACCCTCGATTTGCTGCGCGAGGGTGGCGACATCATTTTCGACATCCGCGATGACGGTGCCGGTGTGCCGCTCGAAGCGGTGCGGCGCAAGGCGATCAAGCGCGGCCTGCTCGCACCGGACAGCGTCATCAGCGATCACGACGTGTTGCAATTCATCCTGCAGCCGGGGTTTTCCACCGCCGAAAAAATCACCCAGATCTCCGGGCGCGGCGTCGGCATGGACGTGGTGCACGAAGAGGTGCGGCAGCTGGGCGGCACCATGAGTATCGACTCGGTACCGGGGCAGGGCGTGCATTTTCGCATTCGCCTGCCTTTTACCGTGTCCGTCAACCGGGCGCTGATGGTGCAATGCTTTGATGACCAATATGCGATTCCACTCAATACCATCGACGGCATCGTCCGCGTGCTGCCCAATGAACTCGAAGGCCATTACCGACTCGATCCGCCGACTTACGAGTACGCTGGTCAGCGTTATGAGTTGGTTTATCTGGGCGAGTTGTTGAAAACCAGCCTGCGCCCGAAGCTGTTGGGCCAAAGCCTGCCGCTGCCGGTATTGCTGATGCAGAGCAACGAACGCCACATCGCGGTGCAAGTGGATACGATGGCCGGCACTCGCGAAATCGTGGTCAAGAGCCTGGGGCCGCAATTTTCAGCGGTGCAAGGCGTGTCTGGCGCCACGATTCTCGGCGATGGTCGGGTGGTGCTGATTCTCGATTTACTGGCGCCGATCCGCGCCTTGCAAGCCCATGTGCCGCAACGTCCGGCGGGCCACGAAATCGAGGCCGAGCCGCAGCGGCCTTTGCTGGTGATGGTGGTCGACGACTCGGTCACGGTGCGCAAGGTCACCAGTCGTCTGCTTGAACGCCATGGCATGAATGTGTTGACCGCCAAGGATGGCGTCGACGCCATGCTGCTGCTTGAAGAGCATATGCCGGACCTGATGTTGCTCGACATCGAGATGCCACGCATGGACGGCTTCGAAGTCGCGACCCAGGTGCGCAATGACGAACGCCTGCGACACCTGCCGATCATCATGATCACCTCCCGCACCGGCCAGAAGCATCGCGACCGCGCCATGGCCATCGGCGTCAACGATTACCTTGGCAAGCCGTACCAGGAGTCGGTGCTGCTCGAAAGCATCGCCTTGTGGAGCAAGACCCATGCTTGA